TAGGTTGAAGCAGCCCGAGCGCTGGACCAGCACCTTGAGCAGCTTCTGCGGCGGCGCCAGCGAATATTGCGTCCAGGGGCGGGGATCGTCGCCGTCGACGACCGAGATGGTACCGAGCTTGCGCGTGCAGCGCGGCACGTCGGTCATCGTCGCTTCCTGCAGCTTCTGGCCGCCGCTGGGCTTGGCGAGTCGCTGGGCGTGGGCGGAGCCCGCAACGCACAGAGCGAGCGCGGTGAGGGCCACCGCGGGAGACTTCAACATCGATTTCTTCCCCTGTTACCAGTCGTCCCGGAATAGCCGATCCCGCTCGCGGTGGGAATAGTTTCGAGGCCGGAATCGGTCGTCCAAAATGGGTAGCGCTATCCCTCGGCGGAGGGGTCAGGGGTCGATCTTGGTGTGCTCGCTCGAGCCATTCTCGATCGTCCAGAGATCGCCGAAATCCTCGTGCTTGAGCTCGCCCGGCCGCTTGCCGCCGAGCTGCGCGACGATGTCGGGGACGGTGTTGCTGTGGCCGACGATCAGCACCGGGCCGCGGGCCGCCCTGGCGCGGGCGACGATCGCGGGAGTGTCCTTGGGGTCATAGGTCTCGACAGCGACGTCGAGCATCGCGGCGAGCGGTGCCGCCGTCTGGCGCGTGCGCTTGAAGTCGCTGACATAGATCGCCTTGAGCGTGCGGCCGTAGAACCACGCCGCGAGCTTCTCCGCGCGGGCCTTGCCCTGGGGCAGGAGGTCGGGATCGGGTTGGCCGGCGGGGGTGTCGTAATGGCGGGTGACGTAGATCGGGGCGTCTTCCGATTGGCCGGCGAATGCGCTGGCGGCGCAGAACATGCTGAGCAGCGCGACGAGATACTTCAGGACTGGCATGGCGATTCACCTCCGCGCCGCTGCTTGGCGCAGTCGCGGGCGTGCGGCAAGCGAACCTGTCAGATCAGTGCTAGCGCATCGCGCGTCGCGGCGCCGCTGGCGGTATTGTCGAGGATGATCCAGCTGCGGGCATTGGCGGCAACCGCGCTTTGCCGCCACGCCGCCAAGGCCGCGTCGTCATAGGCGGACCAGTAGATGCGCGGGCTGCCGTGGAGGCGGAAATAGGCGAGGCCGCGCCATCCGCCCGGCATGGCGGCGGCCGGAACCGGCGCGGGATCGGCGGCGACGCGCGCGACGCGGTGCGCGACGAGCAGCGCGTCGGCCTGCGCATCGAACCAGCTCGGATGGCGCGGCTCGAACGCGATGGGCCCGCCGACAATGGCATCGAGCTGGGCGAAGAAGGTTTCGGCGAGCTTGACATCGAAGGCGAAGCTGGGCGGGAGCTGGACGAGCACCGGGCCGCGCTTCCCGCCAAGCCCGGCGATCTCGTCGGCGAAGCGCGCGAGCGGCGCCTCGCAATCCGCCAGCCGGGCCTCGTGCGTGATCGCCTTGGGCAGCTTGACGGCGAAGCGGAAGTCCGCCGAGACGCTCGCCGCCCAGCGCACATAGGTCGAGCGGCGATGGGGGCGGTAGAAGCTCGAATTAATTTCGGTCGCATTGAAGCGCCGCGCATAGCGTTCGAGGTTGCTGGCGCCGGGCGGGAAGCTGTCGCGGACGTCGCGCGGAAGTGCCCAGGCGGCGGTGCCGATGCGGAGAGTCATGCCGCACCAGCGCATGCGGGCGCGGGGGGTTCCTGCGCGGCATCTGCCCTGCTAACGGGCGCCGATCATGGCAACCGACCTTTCCCGTATCCGCAATTTCTCGATCATCGCGCATATCGACCATGGCAAGTCGACGCTGGCCGACCGGTTGATCCAGCGCACCGGCGGCCTGACCGCGCGCGAGATGTCCGAGCAGGTGCTCGACAACATGGACATCGAGAAGGAGCGCGGCATCACCATCAAGGCGCAGACCGTGCGCCTCGACTGGAAGGGGCCGGACGGGCTCGACTATGTCCTCAACCTGATGGACACGCCGGGGCATGTCGACTTCGCCTATGAGGTGAGCCGGTCGCTCGCCGCGTGCGAGGGCGCGCTGCTGGTGGTCGACGCGGCGCAGGGGGTCGAGGCCCAGACGCTCGCCAATGTCTACCAGTCGATCGAGCATGATCATGAGATTGTGCCCGTCATCAACAAGATCGACCTGCCCAGCGCCGAGCCCGAGAAGGTGCGGCACGAGATCGAGGAAGTGATCGGCATCGATGCGTCGAACGCGGTGCTGGCGAGCGCCAAGGCGGGAATCGGGATCGAGGAGATCCTGAACGCCGTGGTCGAGCGGATTCCGGCCCCGAAGGGCGATGCGAACGCGCCGCTCAAGGCGATGCTGGTCGACAGCTGGTACGACCCGTATCTGGGCGTCGTGATCCTGATCCGCGTGATCGACGGGACAATCAGGAAGGGCCAGCAGATCAAGTTCATGGCGGCGGGGACGACGCATCTGGTCGACCGCGTCGGCGCGTTCCGGCCGAAGATCGAACAGCTGCCCGACCTTGGCCCCGGCGAGATCGGCTTCATCACCGCGCAGATCAAGGAAGTGGCGCAGGCGCGCGTCGGCGACACGCTGACCGACGCCAAGCGGCCCGCCGCCGAGCCGCTGCCGGGCTTCAAGGAAGTGCAGCCGGTGGTGTTCTGTGGCCTGTTCCCGGTCGATGCCAACGACTTCGAGAAGCTGCGCGAGAGCATTTCGAAGCTGCGGCTCAACGATGCCAGCTTCTCGTTCGAGATGGAGACGTCGGCAGCGCTGGGCTTCGGCTT
This is a stretch of genomic DNA from Sphingomonas sp. BT-65. It encodes these proteins:
- a CDS encoding DUF72 domain-containing protein, whose translation is MTLRIGTAAWALPRDVRDSFPPGASNLERYARRFNATEINSSFYRPHRRSTYVRWAASVSADFRFAVKLPKAITHEARLADCEAPLARFADEIAGLGGKRGPVLVQLPPSFAFDVKLAETFFAQLDAIVGGPIAFEPRHPSWFDAQADALLVAHRVARVAADPAPVPAAAMPGGWRGLAYFRLHGSPRIYWSAYDDAALAAWRQSAVAANARSWIILDNTASGAATRDALALI
- the lepA gene encoding translation elongation factor 4 is translated as MATDLSRIRNFSIIAHIDHGKSTLADRLIQRTGGLTAREMSEQVLDNMDIEKERGITIKAQTVRLDWKGPDGLDYVLNLMDTPGHVDFAYEVSRSLAACEGALLVVDAAQGVEAQTLANVYQSIEHDHEIVPVINKIDLPSAEPEKVRHEIEEVIGIDASNAVLASAKAGIGIEEILNAVVERIPAPKGDANAPLKAMLVDSWYDPYLGVVILIRVIDGTIRKGQQIKFMAAGTTHLVDRVGAFRPKIEQLPDLGPGEIGFITAQIKEVAQARVGDTLTDAKRPAAEPLPGFKEVQPVVFCGLFPVDANDFEKLRESISKLRLNDASFSFEMETSAALGFGFRCGFLGLLHLEIIQERLMREYDLDLITTAPSVVYQIELTHGGGHIELHNPADMPEPNKIESIAEPWIQAVIYVPDEYLGSILKLCQDRRGIQKNLTYVGGRAQATYELPLNEVVFDFYDRLKSLSKGYASFDYEQIGYREGDLVKMGILVNEEPVDALSMIVHRATAEVRGRGMVERLKELIPRHLFKIPIQAAIGGKVIARETISAMRKDVTAKCYGGDATRKRKLLEKQKKGKAKMREYGSVSIPQEAFIAALRMGEE
- a CDS encoding histidine phosphatase family protein, with amino-acid sequence MPVLKYLVALLSMFCAASAFAGQSEDAPIYVTRHYDTPAGQPDPDLLPQGKARAEKLAAWFYGRTLKAIYVSDFKRTRQTAAPLAAMLDVAVETYDPKDTPAIVARARAARGPVLIVGHSNTVPDIVAQLGGKRPGELKHEDFGDLWTIENGSSEHTKIDP